From a single Pleurodeles waltl isolate 20211129_DDA chromosome 10, aPleWal1.hap1.20221129, whole genome shotgun sequence genomic region:
- the LOC138261665 gene encoding cyclin-dependent kinase 5 activator 1-like, which produces MGTVLSLSPGSRKASLYEDGPGSLSPYTSEGKAKEAKPLKRHSMFIPALTWKRLVASTKKKSGSSRKGAANNQKEVALLNHENVKKSLSCANLAGSYETGTLQPCPKQQQASSIKNTPGSPRRVIVQASTSELLRCLGEFLCRRCYRLKQLSPGDPILWLRGVDRSLLLQGWQDQAFVTPANVVFVYLLCREVIDGETAGSERELQAALLTCLYLSYSYMGNEISYPLKPFLVEAAGPRDAFWDRCLRIIDTMSGKMLRINADPHYFTQVFADLKGEGGRGDYSKVLDR; this is translated from the coding sequence ATGGGCACGGTGTTGTCGCTGTCACCAGGGTCCAGGAAGGCCAGTCTGTACGAGGATGGGCCAGGGTCCCTGTCTCCCTACACCTCGGAGGGTAAAGCCAAGGAGGCAAAGCCTCTTAAGAGACACTCCATGTTCATCCCTGCCCTGACCTGGAAGAGACTTGTTGCCTCCACCAAGAAGAAGAGCGGGAGCTCACGGAAAGGTGCCGCCAACAACCAGAAAGAGGTGGCCTTGCTCAACCATGAAAATGTCAAGAAGTCCCTGTCTTGCGCCAATCTGGCTGGCAGCTATGAGACGGGCACCCTGCAGCCGTGCCCCAAGCAACAGCAGGCCTCGTCCATCAAGAACACGCCTGGCTCTCCTCGCCGGGTCATCGTGCAGGCCTCCACCAGCGAGCTTCTCCGCTGCTTGGGTGAGTTCCTCTGTCGCCGCTGTTACCGTCTCAAGCAGCTCtcacctggggaccccatcttgTGGCTACGGGGCGTGGACCGCTCTCTGCTGCTCCAGGGTTGGCAGGACCAAGCCTTTGTCACACCAGCCAATGTGGTCTTCGTCTACTTGCTATGCCGTGAAGTCATCGATGGGGAGACAGCGGGCAGCGAGCGGGAGTTGCAGGCCGCACTGCTCACCTGCCTTTACCTGTCCTACTCTTACATGGGCAATGAGATTTCCTATCCGCTTAAGCCCTTCCTTGTGGAGGCGGCAGGCCCTCGTGATGCATTTTGGGACCGTTGCCTCCGCATCATCGACACCATGAGTGGGAAAATGTTGCGAATCAATGCTGACCCACACTACTTTACCCAGGTGTTTGCTGATCTCAAGGGTGAGGGAGGTCGAGGAGACTATTCTAAGGTGCTGGACCGGTGA